A DNA window from Azotosporobacter soli contains the following coding sequences:
- the iolG gene encoding inositol 2-dehydrogenase: MGKTIKIGVIGAGRIGKIHAANIIKNFPDVEVKAVADIHAASIAEWAAGLGIANVYDDYKKIINDPEIGAVIICSSTDTHSQITIEAAQAGKHIFCEKPIDYDVDRIHAALDAVKKAGVKFQVGFNRRFDHNFKKVRDLIQSGAIGELQIVKVISRDPAPPPVEYVKVSGGMFLDMTIHDFDMVRYLTGSEVTEVYANAGVLVDKAIGEAGDVDTALISLKFKNGAIGMIDNCRQAVYGYDQRVEILGTKGGISVGNDTPTTVVVSTDSAVTQDKPKYFFLERYMESFEAEMKEFFNSVLQNKDTVVSGIDGLKPVLIGLAAQKSYKEGKPVRLEE, encoded by the coding sequence ATGGGAAAAACGATTAAGATCGGCGTGATCGGCGCTGGCCGGATCGGCAAAATTCACGCGGCCAACATTATTAAAAACTTTCCGGATGTTGAAGTCAAAGCAGTGGCCGATATTCATGCGGCTTCCATTGCCGAATGGGCTGCAGGACTGGGGATTGCCAATGTATATGATGATTATAAAAAAATCATCAACGATCCGGAAATCGGCGCGGTCATCATTTGTTCTTCGACCGATACGCATTCGCAGATCACGATTGAAGCGGCGCAGGCCGGAAAACATATCTTTTGCGAAAAACCGATCGACTATGATGTGGACCGAATTCATGCAGCGCTTGACGCAGTAAAGAAAGCCGGCGTCAAATTCCAGGTCGGCTTCAACCGGAGATTTGATCATAACTTCAAAAAAGTGCGTGATCTGATCCAGAGCGGCGCGATCGGCGAACTGCAAATTGTTAAAGTCATTTCGCGCGACCCTGCACCGCCCCCTGTCGAATACGTTAAGGTCTCCGGCGGCATGTTCCTCGATATGACGATTCATGATTTTGATATGGTGCGCTATCTGACCGGCAGCGAAGTAACCGAAGTATACGCCAATGCAGGCGTGTTGGTCGACAAGGCGATTGGCGAAGCCGGTGACGTCGACACGGCGTTGATCAGTCTGAAGTTTAAAAACGGCGCGATCGGCATGATCGATAATTGCCGTCAGGCTGTCTACGGCTATGACCAGCGGGTAGAGATATTGGGAACCAAAGGCGGCATCAGCGTTGGCAACGATACGCCGACAACCGTGGTCGTCAGTACCGATAGCGCGGTAACGCAGGACAAACCGAAATACTTTTTCCTCGAACGCTACATGGAGTCGTTTGAAGCGGAAATGAAAGAGTTTTTCAATAGCGTATTGCAGAACAAAGATACCGTGGTATCCGGGATCGACGGTCTGAAGCCGGTCTTGATCGGCCTCGCGGCGCAAAAATCATACAAAGAAGGAAAACCGGTGCGATTGGAAGAGTAG